The sequence ATGCCCGCAGTCACAAGGCTCATTAAAGGAAGTCAACAAACGACTCCTAACGCCGACAATATCGCACACCTTCACGCGCCAAATAGGAGGCAGACACCTAGATTCCTCCAGTACCCCGCAAAACTTGATCTTCAGTATGAGATCAGAAGTATTGCAGTTCTTCCAGACCGCAAGCGTAAAGTAAGTGTCCCTCATGTGCCACATCGTAATCTGGGCAAACTTTGTCATGGGTCCCTCCCAGCGATCGAGTTCGTAACAGTTTTCCAGGGTCAGAACATAACCCAAGCTCCAAATTTCTTTAATCCGCGCGGGTGTCGTTGACAGAGCACTGGTAAAATGGCGAACGCCACTGTACGAAGGCTCACAATGAGCGATGACGCCTATGGAATCAGGCTGCGGCAAAGTTTGCCGTGAGCGTTCCAGAGCAATGACTGACAGATTGGTGAAGTGTTCCAACTTTCGAAGTATCAGCGCCTTTTCCGAGCGCAATGACAGCGACGATGACGTGCTGGCCTCCTCCGGCCTGTTTTCCAGCGGAATCTCACTTTCCAGAGTGTGCTCAGATGCTCCAAGCGCACGAGTAATCAGAGCGAATCTGGCTCCCTGGTTTCGGACTTGTTCTGTGAGCTCATTCAACTGACTCTGGATCACTGGCAGCAGCCGGTCATGGTTGGCATCCCCCAACAACGCCTTTAGGTCTTCAAGGGCAGCATTGACGTCTTCAAGGGTCAATGCTGTACGTTCCGAGGACGCGCACTCTCTGATCCCGCCAGAAACACGTGCAGTGCATCCGGCCACGTAGTGCGCTGGCAGTTCTCTGTGTTGGACTCCTTCGCCGCATCGCAAACACTCCACGGTGTGAAATGTGCACTCGTTCTCGTAGTGTTCCAGCATGCGGTCCATGGTGCCCGTGTACTCGCAGCCGTGCTCTTCGTTCCAGCAGTGTACCTTAAttgaaaatgaaataaataacagACACACATCACCATTTTTGGACGAAAAAATATTTTTACTAAAGGTGCGTTGCTTCGCTCTCCCTACCATTTAAAACGTACCATTACGCGAAGTCCGGTGCGAACCAACGGACACGCGAAATTCTATAGCGAAGTAATCCTCCAGATCAACATAGCAGTATCTCTATTTGTCTAAACATTAACAGGCAGCAAACATGAAGAGTACGTTACGGTGAATCACTTAATTGGGCCCCTAAGCAAATATACAGATACTCCAACGCGAAAAACAAGTTTGGTAATCCAGAATCGACGAAAAAATATGCCATACTTCAACTGTTCTTCCAGCTTAAAACTCATCTACGGCGAAAGCAGCATTGTTGTGCGGTGAAGACCACCATCTGCTTCTAACTTGCTAGCTTACTCGCAAAATAATTGCGCTCACTCAGTATGGGTCAGATAGCTTTTATAGAGCTGTTGGTATAGGGGGAAACACGGTGGGTGGCAGCTGCTCAGGAATAATGTACTGAAGTATGAATTTGAAACAAAAGCAATGCTGGAAGCAAAGCTATTGTTGAGAAGAATCTCTACTGAATTTCCCTTTCCCATGTACCCGGCTTTCATTTCTGATGTGTTACTGCGTTTTGCGAGAGAAGGAAGAATAGTGTTTTAAGAGAAAGTGGCCATTGACCACGACATGAAATAGACCGATTTCGCAATCTCACTTCAAATGTCGCGTCGAAACGACAATGTCGAAACGCCAATGTGAGGTCGGACATATAAATTTATTGCCTTTTTTGCATTTTCCTTTCTTGATGTATCACactaaaaaatgaagaaatattgAGGTCCAACACAATATTTCACATGAGGTTACATTGGGCTAGTGTCGTTCTGGTGCGTGAGTTTTAAGACATAGAAAGGAAAATTTGGCGAGGATAAATTAATACAATAAAGTTCGGCAATACTAAATCGCACACTCTTATCGTTAGTCATGCTGATAAGAAGTAGCGCAACAAACGCTATCGTTGAATTCCCCTGCTCACCCTcgcccctccaaaaaaaaaaataaagagaacatCAAAAATTGTTTTCTTCCTGCTCACCTTAAAAGTATTTGCTATCCTTGTAGGGAATTCATAACCGAGGCACTCCGCTTCCTCGAATTGCTCTTGATCCAATGGACACTGTCCAACGCCCCCTTCCAGACTGGCTGCGTGGCATGATTGGCACAGAGCGTGACCGCACGGCAACACCACCATCTGTTTTGGGATGATGCGGCAGAGGCCGCATGCACATGAACTGGGAACCGCGTCGACGAACCGCGTCGGTCGCCAGTTGACGCCGGCGACGACGTGGTCGCGAAAAAGGTGCACCCGTCTCCGTCCGTGATCCGGCATGGCGGTGCCTTCAGGCACGAATACTACGCTCGCACAAGAGCGGAGGGGCGTTTTCAACCGAGCCGATCGTTACTGAGTGGTCTCATACAGTTTGGCCAAAGCAGCAACAGAGACAGATAAAATAAGCCCACCACCCAACATCGCGTACAATGCGGAGCACTTATCGTACCTCGACCTTTGCAATGCGGTGAGGAACAAGTGCTTCGTAATCTTCGCCGACAGCTTTTCTATGCATCTACTGCGGATTGCGCAGCACAGGGTGCAAGACCTTTTTCATCCGCGATGTGGCAGCAGTGCGTTCATGACCCCAAAGAACTTCCGGTCAGCCATTTTCGAGAGTCCAATTAGCCAAGAAAGAAGATGTAGTTTGCCGCATAGTATATTGTGGGCACATATTTTTGATGTTTTCAGATATAAAGAACGTACTCCATGCGTCGAACTCCTGTACgggcttcttttttttgcacttctcAATATAATTCACTCCTACTTCCGAACAAACCTGGTGCCAGCTGGAGGGTCCTGTAAGTTTATAGACTATTGTAACTTTTGTTGTTCCTGAGGTcttaaccggaagtcttctgGGAACTCTGTTTATAAGCATGAAAAGGGTAATTTACCGCCATCCCGCTATTCCACGTGGCTAAGCAATTGAGACACGGCGAGAAAAAGACTGATTTCTTAGCGTTAGCTAGCACATGGCACGTCGTAAAGAAAGCTTCTACATGAAAACTGATATCATAGAATAGCAAAAGCAAACTTGCAAATAGCATATTTAAACAAGAAAAGCCGATATTTTTTCCTAGAACAAAACGAAATTTAGGAGTTTAGCCCGATGGGCGAATCATTGATCGCAATAGCAATGTTGAGCGTAGCGCTTCAACTCCTCTGACGGTGTTCCTACTGTGCGTGGTTACGATGTATTGTCGCGACGAAAAACGGAAGGAGGCTCAGGCTGTGCAGAGGGAACAGCGCCATGACTgctgccaggcgtctcacaacgcacGCGCGTTGGAGAGCACAGCCAGGTGGCGTCGTAGGCGTCGAACCTCGATTGCGCACAAGATGAGACCGACGATCAACGTTAGTCAGCGCCGTGCTATTATTATCAGCTATCGTCCATTAAGtctaatatatataatatataatatataatctCAAAACAGTGAAAGAAAGGCTGGCGAGATATGTACAAGATTCTGCATTTACCTATAAAATTGATGTTCATAGTACGAATGGTCGCTATCTGTGGACGGGACGCTAATTTAATGTAAACGCAACCTTTTCTTACTACCTAACATAATGACCTCGCGTAATTTTAACAGCTGCTGCGTTACGTTATGTAAGCGCCATACGTTGATGCCACGTGCATGTGTTGAAGCAATAGACGGAAACTTATTAGGTTGACTCCTTTTCCTGGGCGAAACTGAACCATCATCCCAGCTGGACATATCACAACATCCATACCCGGGCCTACTTTCCACATACTCAATAACCAAGATGACAACGGCGTGTTACTGTGCAAGTGGAATTACATGCAGGCCTATATTCAATGTAACGCTTGACGTTAAACGCACCTGCCATGTCAGGAATATTTGCACCATTTCATGAATGCTTTGGTAAATGCCCTGCAGTATAAACGTACTCTGACAGTTGCGTCCCCAAGTCATGTATAAGTGTCACTGACGACAGCACTCAGATGCGAGCGAATGCCAGCTTGCTCGAACCCAACAGCTGCGTGAAATAGCGTCTTGAGTGTTAACAAAACTTGGGAAAAGATAGTCTAGGAACTGCGCAAAAAGTGATAGACATAAAATACTTTTAGTGCTGCATGCACCTAAGTGCAGCAATGCCACAGAACATATTTCAATTTTTAAAGTATACACGCAAACAAATTACCGTACAAATACGCCTATTACACTCACGAAGCTTTATAGACTACAACAAAGGTAAGGTAAGTATACACCGAATCATTTCGCTATCCGTTACCAGTGACAGTGTTCGAAGATCTGCGTTGTTTAAGCTGACAGGGTTAATGATTTTTGCTGGAAGCGTTCGCTAAAATACTATGTTTATACTTTCCGGACTCTTGTAAAGCTTGCATCAGTACTAAATTTTTGTTGCAGTACAAATACACGCGTCGCCTGCACTCGAACGGAGCGGCTCATTTTTTACTCACAGAGGGCGTCAGGCAGAACTTGCGACCACGCTACATATAGCATAGCCAGGAAGCCAGCCATGGAGCCGGCTAGACAACGAGCCATACAGCTAGCCAACTGTCTCTCTAATCAGGCTGACTTTGAGCCTTACAGCGAACGAGATATTCGGTTGTGTTAAGGGTGGTAGTTAATGTCGGCCACGTTTACGATATATGAAACTGCTATCCAGCAAAACCAACCTTCGAATATTATAAAAAAACCAGTCCCAGCGTATTGAAGTTACACAGTAACAAAACTCAAAGTAGAAACTGCATGCTCCAACACACTTGAAAGTGGCGAGCACCCGCACTTTAAGATCGGCAACCGATCCTTTTTTATACGGctcactgattcgtccgtccacccgtccgtccgtccctacGTCTGTCAGTCGCCTGCACGCCGACGACTCCTCGAGCGCAACCCCTTGCGCATTTGCGAAAAAAGTGACTTGACCGCCGTCTTTCGCTTTGGCAGTCGTGCTCACAATGGAGCATCAGACGCGGCCACTATAGCTGAGTGGACATTAATGTCACGTGCCCATTTTACTCTGGCACGCGCCGACAATGTGCATATTAGGAGCCCACATGCACATCATAGCCGCGATGATGTCAAACTACCATTCTCGTTCTTCTACAGCAAGGGTAGTGAACGTGCCCGTCATGCTTCCCGCCATATTCCTTGCCTGATCTTCGACTCGGCTTGACTTGGTCAGCTGAGTCGACAAGTTAGTGATCAAAAAACATGTTGTGAACGGGAGGATCATATTACAACGTAAGTAAGCACACAGCGAAACATTTATTTGACATAAGCGGGTTTAACGCTCTTCTTGCCTGTCTTTCTTTAGTATCCTCATTGACATCATTTTCAAGTTATATAAGCTTTCGCGTTGTGACAGCGCACAGTGATACTGGCCTCAACCTCAACTAATGTCCGTGGCTCGAAGTTACATTACATTTGCCGCGTCACGTGGGTATTAGTCTAGTCAATAATCCGGGACATCGCGCACAGCAAATGAGCATCTCATAAACTGAATCTGAGAAGCACGCTGTTCCCTGGGGCATGCGCACAATATACGGAACCGGATGATACGAAACAGACAGCGCTCGTCGTGCTTCGCAACAGCTCCGTGCGCTGTATATCAATTTTCACTGTTGAAAGCAATTAACTGCAGAATCAGAGCGATTATCAACCACTAATGATTAGCATACCTCTATCGATCAGGGACCGGTCTTCCACTCCAAAACCACCAGTCTTGTTTTAGCCGGGTCGGTCTACACTCGCTCTGTCACGTGGCCCAAGAAGAGGCCGCACCTGTTGTACATCTGCTCCCACGCGATACCGTTCAGGTGTCACCGTTGAGCGCAGATTCGTCATTTGTCAGGCCTGGAAAATTGGTACAATACCTCGTGGTCGTGAGTAAAGAACAGCTCAAAGCGAAACAAATATTCACAGCACAAAGAAGCGGTGAAAAAATTATTTCCTTCTAGGCACAGGTTAACTGGTGAAGCGCACCTCGGTCGTCGCACAGGTGGCTCCAACtgcttctttttattgaaaaCGGAAGCGGCGACTCTTGCGTAATTCAATTTTCGTTTGGCTTCTGCCGTGTTTACCAACATTATAAGCGGGTGACGCTTCAACAAAAAAATTGATCAGCGGAATGTCCTCCAACGTAACGAATTTGCACAGGAAGCATTCAAATACCCGAAAAAATAATATGCAAGTTTTGTATTCGTACACACAACGAAAACAAGCCGCTAAATTGTAATGAAGTGAAATTTCGGTCTACGCGTCATCTAGGCTCCGTCGGATCATGAGCAACGTTCACCACTTATCTTGAGTTTCTTATGACACTGCAGTAAAATGCGCCGTACCAAAGCAAAAGCTATATCTAGTAGTAACAAACCGGGGATGATTTTTCGTTTTGTCTTATAGCTCTTTCGAAAAGTGTTGCGCTTGTTTCCCTTATGAATACTGCAGCAAAAGTGTGCTTACCCCTCGTTCGCGGAGAAACAAATTTTCCATTCCACACAGCCGTGCAACAAGTTTCATGCACTTGGCCGGCTATTACCAAGATTACCGGAACATTATCGGTCACAGAAAAAATGGGACCTTTAACCGCAGATCACACGAGCGCATTTGCACGTGCATTGAAAGCGGCCGGAGCAGACTAGCAGAATCGCAGCCGAAGCGATAACAGCGAAAGCGCCGTCGGTAGGCGCAACAAGTGAAGCGACCAAACACAAATGTAGGATGCCAAGAAAGAAATGGGTGAAATCATATTTGATTTTTGCACATGTATGCATCAATTTATTAATCTGTCGGTTGCAAGATAGAGGCAAATATACAAAAGTCCTCATATACTGTTGGCAACCAGAAAAATGGCGACCCTTCATGGCCAACACAGAAACTAGCTCAACTGTCCACCCACTGCGTAAGACCATAAAGTCATAGGTTCACAGAGAAAGGAACAAGGGGAGCGCTGGAAGCGCCATCTGGATGTAAGCCGACGGCTTCAGGCTGGCAACAATTCGCCTCACGCAGTGGGCAACCATGGTCCCTAGACATGTTCTGCGGAATTGCCGTGGCATGTCATCGGGAAATATGTCATCAGCAATGTTCCTAGGGGCTGATAATTACAGGGAAATAAATAGAGTTGGAAGAAATTACACTAAGAACGGTGGAGGTCGCGCagttacgcaaaaaaaaataacattccgTTAGTCTGCGGTTGCTTCGCTACATATGTCGTCGACGCGCGGAAGCTGGCTGGGGCGACGTCAGTACATTGCACAGACGTCAGTGGTGACTACCCGCCAGTGTAATTGCTGTACGTTCGCTTGTCTGATTTAAACGCAGGCATTCGCGGACAGATCATGGAATTATCAGGTACCAAATCCCAAGACTGGACAAGAAATACGAGGTAAATGCTTTTCTCGCCCGTGTTTTCTGTAGGTGTTGTAATGTCGCGCCTAACGTACGTAATGCTCATTCAATGGGCATTCTAATGGGCAGTATTACAACACACAATTGTGGCCACCTCTTACTGAACGCCATCTCTCCCGTTGGGGAAAACATGCGGCGAAAGCGGACGAAGCCCGCCGTGTATCCAACATCGCCGTGTATCCAACTTTCCCGTGTCTTAATTCACTCTGTCTGCAGCAGCACCTTAGGCAGGACATCGAAATTCACCACAGGATGACGCGAGTGCCGAAGTGAAGCAAACACTGGCATAAATATGTTAATTTTTGAAGCCATACCGTTCTTAAACAGTGCGCAACTGAGAGTTAAACACTTTTCGTGAATTGTCTGTACTTCTAATTCCTTCTCTGTaacttttcctttcttgtttgGCTTTTGAAGGTCATACAATCGAGGCGTCGTAAATTCTGGAGTGACCCACCATCGTAAGATCGCCGATTCCGTCTCTGCCGCGGGCACAGCATTTCGAAGGGAGCGAAATGAAAGGACGCTATTGTAAATAACATTTACATGCACATCAAGATGCTCCAGGCGGTAAAAATTATTTCATAGCACTCCACTGCAAGGCGTGCTTCATCCCAACATCATGTTTTGGGGCACGTAATGCTACATAATATGTCTTTATTTGCCAGAGTGAACTCTTTCTTTCATGCATGCAATAGATGTCTTTCCCAATCTCACGTTGATCTTGCTTATCAATGGAAGCTTGTTCGAACTCAATGCGCAAACCTAAGTGGCCACCGGAACTCTGTCGAGCAGCAAGGTACAATTCCGTAGGCCCCTGTTTCCCTCTTCAAGAAATAACAACGTTTCCACATTCATTCATCTGTCAATACAAGCATTACTTATCCTCCACACAGAAATAACTTAAACGCAAACTGAAGTTCTCGTAAAAACTTCGGTGTTGTAACAAGATGCCTAAAAAGAACCCTTAGCGCTGTGAAAtatgtgcttcaatgcataagtaGAGACGAATAGAAACTTCGCGCCACAACAGAAAATAGCCGGGGGGACTTTATAGGTTACCCGGAATTTAACATTTGCGGAACCAGTGACCGATAAGTAAACAAAAAACTGCGATTTCACCTTGCGCGGCCGTGGACACCGAGAGAAACTAAACTTTTTTGATCATTTGAAATGAATCAATGAATTTGAAACACCTTCATTTTGAGTATTATATGTAGAACGTGTCAAGAGGCACTAAGTTTTGAAAGAAACAGTTATTATTCCTCAATTTATAAAAAGTGCGTGCACGCTGTTTAGAGTCACGCTGAGGAACCAACAATGATTCTTTAGTCCCTTACATACCATTGGACTAATCAAATTAGCGAATTTCTATCGCTTGCTCTAATTGTCAATATGTCAAAAGAATCGTAATAAACGAAAGCAAAGCCCGTGGTGTCCTGTGTTCATCTTTGCCGCGTTTATTTCCACTACGATGACTTTTAAAAAAATGGGCCCTGTTTACATTTCCTGAAAAGCGAGAAACCCGCGTAATgtgaaaaacaccacgtgacaatgGACTCGTGCGCAAGTCATAGCAGCCTCATTTACCTGCCTAAGTAGGAAAGCAATATGAACAAGACTTTAATCTATAACAAGTTAGGTTAGCACTGCATACGGAAGTGCCCTATTCCTGCTTTCAGTTTGCGATGTTTTGCGTGATTACTATTGCGACAGCATTGTATGTCCCGTGAGGCAGAAAAACCGGCGTTCTAGGCAACGAGTGGTACCAAGACACATCAGCATCAGTGACGTCATTagcgtcttgtatgacgccaGTAGAAATACAGAATTAAGATTAGGACAATTATTAGCAAAGTGACTTAAAAGAGACTGAAGTGAATTAAAGTGCAGTAAAGTAAATGTTGATGAAATAAACCGCATGGAGATGCATTCAATCCAATTAAGGTGGTTTAAAGGGCATTAAAGtagattaagatggattaaggttggtacaaattaaagaaaggtagattaaggtggaataaattggattagggtgaattaagcTTCATAGAAATGAAatcaaggtggattaaagtggatttaGGCTGATACTAATTTGAGCAAGGTCGACTAGGGCATATTACGGTCGCGATGTGAACGACACGTGAGAATATACGACATCacgtatcagaaaaaaaaattcgagaaTTCATAATTCTTTGATAATCTCATTCTCATTAGGATACCTAAGTCAGTGTCAATTTTTTTCAGCGAGGCTGAAATGAAATGGTAATGAAATGCACCAAACGAAGAGCGTCGGAAATCAAAAAAAGTGTGTCCAAGCTCCGAGTTTGCTTTGAAACGTAATGGCAAAAGATTATCAAATAAAATTTGGCTTGCGTATATCTCCTTTGAATAGACAACGGTTTACATGCGTGTTCCTTTTAACCTGTTATTCATAACTTTTGTTTCTCTCTTGACGTTATAACGGCTCAGCCTTGGGTGTCAGCTGAGCCTTTGTACATGTGCGCTGCTGACGCCGTGGTGCTGTACCGCAGCCTGTGGGGCAGCAATCTCTGAGTACAGCTTGTCTTGTGCACAATAATGATGAAATATAGCAAAGAATGCTGGTTGAAAACGTGATAACATGTTTAATACACATCCCTTATGAAACAGCCACCAGACTGCTCTAAAACTTAACTGTAACAGATTCTAACAGAGTACCGGCTGTTACAGGGCCCTAGTGCTTTCGATGGGTAGGAAAACTCAGGCACAATGCTTTCATGCATGTGTTGCCAGTTTGAAATGCTTGCGTGAAGGTTTCTTTTAGCGCTTCACCCGTATGGAGCGAAAGACGAAAACTGTGGCATGATTTCTTGTTTGCTTACCGCTACACGTGAAATAGGAAAGGTATTTCAAAGGAAGCGACACCGCTTATTTAGCTCCGCAACCACCTGCAAGTCGCAAACTGTCGCTTTTCGCGTTTCTTAAGGTATTTAGACACGCACAGATGCTTACGATTGAAATTAGCGTAAACATTCTGATGCCTTTAagacgttgctgctgctgctgccttttcaTGGCGTTTGTTTACTGTGTAGACCACCAGACACACCAGGGCGGCCCTTCATGTGATGAGAAACAGGCCGAGAATTTTATTATAAAAATTGGTGGTATCATTACAACCGTGGAGAAACGCTTAAACGCGAGTGTACATTCTTTTCAGTGCTCCGCAGAATCAAGCAGGAGTTAAGTATTAATCCGAATGCCTCATATTTTCTGCGGCACCACCGAACTACAGTTAAGACAAAGCTCCAATAACTGGCGTTATTGCACAGATTCTTTAACTAATCTTTCGAAAATGAAACAAAGGTGCTTCTGTAGTCAGGAGGTCGATACTTCACTGCTGCAACTAAAAAGAGTAAAATAAAATTGGACACCGCGAGTTTAACGCAGGACACGTAAGAAGAGCACCAAAGTCAATTATAGGCCTTAGAAAGCAGCGACGAAAAAAAGACCCATCTGAGGGTTTTTATCGGTTCATCAGAGTGTCGAGCAAGCAGTAGAAAATAAACTCATATACTTCAGTCGCCACGTGTTCTCTCGTAAAGATCAGCAGTTTTTTTAGGTCTGCTCGGGTCTTTGGGTAGACGTGCCCGTAGAAATACGCGGATCCGCCACTCTGATGTCAGGACGCAGTTTCGTAAGCATCATCAATTCTATTCTGGTGTAAGCCGCATCCCAACTCAGCAGCATCGAAACAAGCGATTTCTTGTTCAAGACTTCATCTGCTGAAACGCCAAACATCTGAGCAATCGAGCTGCTGTTGCAGTACATGGTCTGATTACGTGTGTTATTAGAGTTTTTAATAAACCGCTCATCTACGACGGAGTACAATGACTTTGCCGAAAATACTGTTTGAAATCATAAGCGAAAGCCTGAACACTCGGAACGTTAACTTTTTTTGGGCATTTCAGATACAAGGCAACGCGCAGTACTTGAGTTAGCACAAGAAtagcaaattaaaaacaaaattagCAGAGCCCATTTGATTTAGGAGAAAGGGCATCAAAAGTTCGCTAAGCTCATGTCACACACATGGGAACTGGCAAGGACGATCCCGCCATGCAGTACACATTCTGCGAGGACGAACGTTAGGGTGCTCCTTTGATACCACCGTCCCTGTCTTTATCGATGAGATGAATAGCGAAATTTATCTTTCCGTCTAGGAGGAAACCCGCCTTTTTGAGCGTGGCAATTTCTATACGAAACTGGAGGTGAAAGTGTTGCAATGATCTATGGTAATGGTGGCATAAACAAGGCGTGGCCTGGGAAGTCAAGGAACGAAACAAGCCCACTACATTATCCCACACGCTCACGTGCCAAAAAGGCGGCCAACACCTAGAGTCCACCAGCATCCCGTTAAACTCGATCTCCACAAAGAGAGCAGGTGCAGAAATACCTAAGCCCTTCAAGACGGCAACCGTAAAGAACGTGTCTCTCATGTGCCACACCGTAATCTCAGCAAACTTTTTCCTGAGTCCCCCCTGATACTGAATGATTTCCTCACAGTTTTCCAAGGTCAGATCATAACTCACGGTCCCAATTTTTTTAATCCACGCGGGTGTGGTTGACAGCGCACTATATAAATGCCGAGCACCACCGAGGGCAATCCTACAATAAGCAATGACACGGCTGGAATTAGGCATCGGGGACGTTTGCCGCGATTGTTCCAGAGCATTGAACGACGCCTCGGCTAAGTATTCCAACTTTCGCAGAACCAGTGCCTTTTCCGAGCGCAACGACAACGACGATGACGTGCTGGCTTCCTCCTCCGGATTTTGCAGAGACGTCTGCTGGTGCGACACGGCCGACGAGATCGTGGCTGCGATTTGAGCCATGTCACCCTTTAAATTGCGCTCGGATACTCCGATCTGACGAGTGATCCCAGCGAATCTGGTTTCCTGGCTTCTGACTTGTTCTGTAAGCTCATTCAACTGACTCTGCATCACTGGTATCAGCTGGTCGTGGATGAGATCGCCCAACATCGCCTTTAGGTTTTTCATAGCGTTCACGTTTTCAAGGGGCAGTGCTGTAGGTTCCGAGGACGGGCACTCTGTGATCGCGGAAGGAACGCGTGCAATGCATCCGGCCACGTAGTGCCTTGGCAGGTCTCTGTGCTGGACTCCCTCGCCGCACCGCAAACATTCCACGGTGTGAAATGCGCATTCGTTCTCGTAGTGTTGCAGCATACGATCCATGGTCCCCGTGTACTCGCAGCCGTGCTCTTCGTTCCAGCAATACACCTTAATAGAAAGTAAAATATATAAATAACACACATCACAAATTTTGGACGACTATATGTTTTTACACAAGGCGCGTTGCCTCGCTTACCCTAACCATTTAAAACATATCTTTACGTGAAGTCCGGCGCGAACCAACGTAAACGCGAAATTCTTCAGGGAAGTGATGCTCTAGATCATCCAAGCAATATCTGTCGCTCTCTAAGCATTATGAGGCAACAAGCGTCAACAATAGGTAATGGCGAATCATTTAATTTTGGTTCTAAACTGAAATACAGATACTCCAACACTGAAAGtaggtttggtaagccagaatTGAGGAAAAAATATGCCATACTTCAACTGTTCTTCCAGCTTCTAACTCATCTATGGCGTGAGCGGGATTGTTGTTCGGTGAAGACCACCATCTTCTTTTCGCTTGCTATTTTCTCCTAAAATAAATGCGCTCATCCAGTTCGGGCCAGATAGCTCTTATAGGGCGGTTTGTAAGGAGAAACACGGTGGGCAGTAGCGGTTAAGGAATAATGTCTTAAACTAAGaattttaagcaaaagtaatgctGGAGGCAAAGCTATTGTTTAGAAGAATCACTAGTGAATTTCTCTTTGCCTTGTACCCAACTTTCATTTCTGATGTTTTAGTGCCAAGTTCAAGAGAAGGAAGGATAATTTTTGAAGAGAAAGTAGGTCATTGATCACTACATGAAATGGATCGATTTCGCAATCTCGCTTCAAATGTCGCGTCGAAACGACAATACCgaaacgtcagtgtgacgtcggaCATATGAATTTACTGCCTTTCTGTGCATTTTCCTTTCTTGatctatcacaataaaaaagtTAAATAATATTGAGGTCCAAGACAATATTTCACATGAGGCTAAGTTGAGCTAGTGATGTTCAAGTGCGTGAGTTTTGATAGACAGAAAATTAGGGTTCGGCAATAGTGAATCGCACATTCTTATCGTTAGGCGTGTAGATAAGAAGTAGCGCAACCAATGCTAGTGCCAAATTCCCCTAGTCCCCAATTCCTCCCCGCACCTCCAGAAAGAAGAAtgtcaaaaattattt comes from Dermacentor andersoni chromosome 9, qqDerAnde1_hic_scaffold, whole genome shotgun sequence and encodes:
- the LOC126527405 gene encoding uncharacterized protein isoform X3, encoding MPDHGRRRVHLFRDHVVAGVNWRPTRFVDAVPSSCACGLCRIIPKQMVVLPCGHALCQSCHAASLEGGVGQCPLDQEQFEEAECLGYEFPTRIANTFKVHCWNEEHGCEYTGTMDRMLEHYENECTFHTVECLRCGEGVQHRELPAHYVAGCTARVSGGIRECASSERTALTLEDVNAALEDLKALLGDANHDRLLPVIQSQLNELTEQVRNQGARFALITRALGASEHTLESEIPLENRPEEASTSSSLSLRSEKALILRKLEHFTNLSVIALERSRQTLPQPDSIGVIAHCEPSYSGVRHFTSALSTTPARIKEIWSLGYVLTLENCYELDRWEGPMTKFAQITMWHMRDTYFTLAVWKNCNTSDLILKIKFCGVLEESRCLPPIWRVKVCDIVGVRSRLLTSFNEPCDCGHDETSLVHFHLGFRKDIHSLKNDGFLRDGKMRFKIELTHREMSGGVSGAPNYLHH
- the LOC126527412 gene encoding uncharacterized protein translates to MPDHGQGRVHRFRDHVVAGVNWRPTRFVDEVPNSRVCGLCCMIPKRTVLLPCGHALCESCHAASLDGGVGQCPLDQVQFEEAEGVGYGFPTRIANTMKVYCWNEEHGCEYTGTMDRMLQHYENECAFHTVECLRCGEGVQHRDLPRHYVAGCIARVPSAITECPSSEPTALPLENVNAMKNLKAMLGDLIHDQLIPVMQSQLNELTEQVRSQETRFAGITRQIGVSERNLKGDMAQIAATISSAVSHQQTSLQNPEEEASTSSSLSLRSEKALVLRKLEYLAEASFNALEQSRQTSPMPNSSRVIAYCRIALGGARHLYSALSTTPAWIKKIGTVSYDLTLENCEEIIQYQGGLRKKFAEITVWHMRDTFFTVAVLKGLGISAPALFVEIEFNGMLVDSRCWPPFWHVSVWDNVVGLFRSLTSQATPCLCHHYHRSLQHFHLQFRIEIATLKKAGFLLDGKINFAIHLIDKDRDGGIKGAP